aaaagaggaggggggaaggtccattcctctctgttttaagattcaaggagtttgaatcatagtgatcttccaagggtagcccagggagggaaagcctgagagaggcaacagtgggggaaaagGTTTagtttccttgtgtaagatccagggggtctgggtcttggggtcccctgggaaggttttggggggaccagagtgtactaggcactgcaagtcctggttggtggcagcactacaagatatAAGCTggcaattaagcttagggggattcatgctggtaccccatcttttggacgctaaggttcagagtgggggttataccatgacaaggccCATTGCGTCAATTACACAAAGTGGggattttctgaaaaaaaaaagacattgccTTTCTTCATACTTTCTTTGAAAAGCCATCTCGTCTTGGACATTTGTTCAACCTCACAGTATGAGTGCTTCTTGTATCTCGATGACCAGAATGTACAGTCCTAACAATTCTTCTAATAAGTAATATTTTTCTAACGCCATCAAATATTCACtcctagagtttaaggccagaaggaacaatTAAATCATCTAATTTGCtctcttgtatatcacaggcaTGATAATTTCAACCAGTTACACTTGTATTGAGCCCTATAACTTGTATTTGGATAAAGCATCTTTCAGAAAGTGCTCCAGTCTGAATTTGATGCCATGAAGAGAATCTACCACTTCTCTGGGAATTTGTTCCAACAGTTAGTCActctcagtgttaaaaatgtctgctttatttctaattttaattGTGATGGCTTTAGTTTCCAGCCATTGATTCTTGTTATCTGTTTCTCTGTTAAAGAGGCCTGAGTTATAACTTGGCAATATATGACCCCGAATGGCAACCTGTGTGTTACAAATAGACACAACggtagtagtaggattttatgtttgtattttgtataattaaaaataaaggataaagaataataatgtagCATGGTGTGTGATTTAAtcatatcctgccagccaccctttttcaatagcagaaaggaatggcctaatgggCCATTGGTAGAGATGCATCAGCCAGATCTATGTCTGAGATGagttcaaggcagtaacagaccttttaGGGTCACCACTTTATAGTAGGTttggattttaaaataagtaaaagaataatCACTTCTGGGCTGAAATCTGGGCCTCAATCTGGGCCTGTATTTCTTTGTCTTTTAACTCCAGGGTTCTTATATGGGCAGCCTCAAGCGTTTtgtcttctccctctcctccacaTCCAATTCAAAGTGCTTTAAGGTCATTTGTCTTTCAggttcttcctttcttttcttggCTTCCAATCTGGCTAAATCTAGTTTCTTTTGGACCTCCCTTTCTATCATCCTAGCCTTCCTGCGTTTAGCCTAGCCTGATATGAAAGCTAGAAAGTAAAAAAAGCTTGTGAATTCCCTTGCATGACTTATCTACTCTGCCTCcaggcaaagaagaaaaaaatccagctgctctcagcttaaaaaaataaacaaaaacaaaaacaaaaaaccctggtTTTCAatcagccaaaagaaaaaaaaggttttaaaatcctgaggtctgtgcttctggttcagatttatctcaccactgccaccatgtcagggttccctccctacTCTGTACTTTGAGGTAGAGATGTGGGGACCAGCATGAAAGATCCCCTAAATTTATATttcaccagcttaggttaaaaatttTCCCatggcacaaattcctttccttgtccttggacggtactgctgccaccaccaagtgatttaaacaaacattcagggagagGGAGCCCTATCCCCCCGCAAATATCCCCCAAGTCCCTTCGACCCCTTTCCTGCAGAGGCTTGAGAATAACATACAAACCAAATAGGTTAACAGGTGAGAGCAGACCAGACCCTTGAGTTTTTAGGATACTCAAAACcaattaggtttttaaaagaagaaatttatttttaagaaaaaagtaacagaatCACACTTGCAAagtcaggatggaaggtaattttacagggtaatgaagatttcaaacacagaggacTCCCCTCTGAGCTTAACTTTACAGTTACAAAAATCAGGATAaaactccctcttagcataggggaAATTTGCAACCTAAAACAAAAGAGAATCTAATGCATTtgcttgctattacttacaatttttgtaattttatatTTATCATTTCAGTTGGAGCTGGATTACCTGCTTGATTCTTGTTACCTGGTACAAGGTGAAGAAAAGAGCTGTAATATAACCGAGTATGAATATTTTCAATGGCTCAAACAGGTACAGTAAGATAAAACCACACTCCAGTATAGGGTTAACCAGGCCATCAAACACATGAACAACAAAATTCAGAAAAGAAGTCCCATAAAAGCAGACCTATGAGAAATGGGACCAATTTATGTACCTTAAAATGGGAAAAAGCGGTCACTTGCTGGAATCAAAGTGGATAGGCCCTTGCTCCATAGTGGACCACCTTAGCTGATTGATATACTacactgaaaaaaatgaaaaactgaatcatagaagatcagggttggaagagacctcagaagatcatctagctgaaccccctgctcaaagcagaaccaattcccaggcagatttttaccccagttccctaaatggccccttcaaggattgaactctcaactctgggtttagcggaccaaagctcaaaccactgagctatccctccccccattgtgaaACAGATACATGCTTCACAAATTCATCTGTTTACATATATAATGATGTTTGAATTCTTTGAAGAAAAGGACATCTCAGAACCTGAGCACGAGGCGCTGCTTAACCATGACCATTCTAATCCACGGAAAATGAGACTCCAGCATAAGATCTCCCTTTATCTGCTTCTGGGAACTTTTAGTGCCCAGATAATTAGAGCAATCATGGGAGAAGATGCAGCCCTCTACATAAGccaatatttaaggaataattcaCGCCCTACCAGCCAATCAACGTCATGGATAAAAACACATTGATTCTAATGGACAAGCAAAACGAGATGTAGTAGACATCGTATTAGGAGGAGTTGCTTTTGGAGCAGGAATTATGAATACTGTGGACCTAGAGGTAATTGAGAATAAGTTCCTTGTCCCAAGTGACAGATAGTCTCATTCACAAGCAGGCAGATACAAGTGTGGATTTGGTACAAATAGGTCTGGGGAAACCAAAAAACAATATGGAATATGAGGTGGTAGGTGAACATCATTTCCTAGCTGCTGTATAAGCAACAAACAAAACTAAGAAATAAAACTGCCTTGGCCACAGGAAGTACTGAGATGTTATTTCTCAGTTTAGCAAaacttgaacacaaaatgttttgggtaaTACCTGGGAATGTTTGAGTATTAACATAACTTTTAAAACAGCAGAAGACGTCCTTGTTTGACACCCACAAATATGAATGGATGCAATATGTTTCCAGCATGGTTAAGCCTGATTTGATATATTATTAAAATTGCTCACCAACATTCCGTGGAGACAGAAATATGGAAAGTAAGCCCACTCCCAAAATTGACCATGGGTTCTGGGTCAGTGGATCCCATGTGCTTCTAAAGTTAACTGGCTCTGGGTGGAGTCTGGTCACTGTTCCTGTTCCACACTCCCAGGTTCTGACCCCTGGTATCCTGTTGCCTCCTGAATCTGGAATAAGTGTCCCAGATTCCCTGAGCTACTCTATTTGCTTACACGCACTCCCCAAGAGTTCCATCCCACCATGGTCTCTCTGAGCATCTTGTTTAAACCCTTCAGGGACAGCATGGCAGGAAAGCAAGGCCATGCGGAGGGATTTCTTAACCAGACTGTAGCAGGGTGGCCACCTGCTATAATCCTGAAGGGCTCAAAATCAGACCTGGttgagggctgaggctgggagagGGTTCCTACTAAGAAAAGCAGCAAGCCTTGGCGGATTGGGGAACCAGCCACAGATGCGATCAcaccccaatcagggcccagctggctcttataagagggcagtgggccaggagcataAAAAAGGagtctttctccctctctcgaGGGAGAAGGGTTTGGGTGCTGGGAAGCTGAACCAAGTACCTAAAGTGGCTCCATGCTGGGGAGAGGTCAGAGGTcagtggggagctctggcctggaaaaccccaggctgcaggcctagttaAAGGCCTACAAAAGGGTGCTGGGACTGCAGACAGGCAGccagagataggcaaaggcagcagttcTTAACCTCCTTgttgatgatgagtggtttacagactgaagtctgccccagggagcgggggctagatgatgactggcactagccactgaggcaaagtggagaTAGGCGGACGAAGGTTCcccagggagaggagacccagaccTGTAAAGATACTGCCAGGGGGAAGCACCCCGGACCGAGTGACTGGGGCCCAGCAGGACAGTGGGAAACCAGGTTGCAGAGTTCTGGAgatgctaattccctggatgaccagcaggtggccccacaggggtgagtcccaccccGCCCCACAGACTCACTTTACTCTTAAAAGCACTCAAGAGTTTTAATAAAAAGATCTTGGTCTGATCTCACCCCTCCTGGGAGTCTTGAGGTTTGGAAGTAACTGAGCCCAAGCACAGTCCTTCCTCTTCTGTCCCTCCTTCTCTTCCGGCTTAGATGATGTGATGGGCAGTTCCCCAATCACAGCATTTTGCTGCTCCTACATAGGGGGgatagatatggcaatttcctgcagtatCCTGAAAAACATGATTACATTGTGTTTAAGTCTCTTTGGCATCCATTGCATTAAAAGCAAAGGTGATGGATTGTTGTGAGTATCAGGAAGTATTATGAACCTCAGTgaacaagaatggacttttgaaCAAACAGTATCAAATGATTTCTCTTGGGAAtctctagggagaggaggctgcaaaTTTTTGCCTCTGGTTGTACAAAACCCCTGCCTTTTGAAGCTACTTCCTCAAGAAATGACCATTCCCTGCTGATTACTTCTTCCCATAATCTGAAAATCAAAGGCCCACGCTGTATAAAGGAAAGTCTGACCTATGCATGCAGGTTCTTGTTCTGAGATAAAGCTGCTATGAACTTGTTACCACAGAAAAACCTCTAGATGGAGCCTGAAGGACTGAGGTGGGGTTATCCCTGGTCGGCTCATTAACatctgtgtaggttcttttattgttttaagatgTTTCCTCTGTAATGATTTCACTTGAACAATAAATGTGCCTGCTTAGAATGTGCTGTGTGGTAATTTATGACTATGGGCATTTACAGGCCTTTTAGGGTTTGCTGGAAATAACACAGTATAGTCAGGGCAttttgcagcctggaaaaaccctggTCAAGAGAGACAGATATTTTGAAGAGGGGTGTCTTTCCCTTGATAAACTAGTAAATGTCTATCAGTTATCATTAAAAGTTTTAATCTCTTAATAATAATGGAAGATAAATATCTTTTTTTAGCTCTAGTACTATATGAACTTGGCTTTATCATGGCACTTAGCTGCTGGAGCTGTATTGATGTGAAAAACAGCTGTTCAATAAGGAATTTGTCTAACATCTGAGTTGTTACACTAATGGGTGAAcagtttttttttgtgtttttgttttttttaatgggataTTCACAAATGCTTGAGCAGGTTGTGCACCTGGGACCAGAGTTTGAAACATGAGTTAAGCgcatggggccagattttttatttaagcactcagtaagattttcaaaagtatctggaGACTAGATTTACAAgaggatttaggcatctaactgccACTTTAAGGCACCTAAAACCCAGAATCAGgcctcactgggattcacaaacccCCTGAGCAGCCACCGCCAAGCACTATAGAGACCTTTGCCTGGCACTATGTTTTTgcactgtaacccttctgctatCTGGAGACAGcaacaacaagggctgggttcaatgtcCAGGGTCCCTCTCATCAATATAacacaacccctcctccccccagtaaCCGGGgaatattaaacacacacacacacacacacacacacacacacacacagaggtgccTCTCGGAGGCAACACTTCCCCACTCATAACTATTGAGTCTGTGCACAGCAGAGAAAAatttaaagaaaagagaaaaggaacCTGGCACCAGTTTGGGAAACTCCCCCAACCATGATTCAAATATATTCAACCATGAGCAAAACTCCCTCTCCAGGGGACTTTGAGCAGTGTCGTTTGCCTCCATATCTCTCACTTCATGGTGTGAAAAGCCAACAGAGAAAAGTCCCTTTAAGATgccacttccctctccctctactgcccctcccccattgaCAGCTCCTGTGCTTGACCTGTGGAGAGAGATCAGAGGTGCATTCACATGAGTTCACCTTCCAGATGGGCGGTTGAAGGGCAGTGGGGTGAAATGTCCAGCAATGTCTTAGCTTCCACGCACCACTGCAACTGACTCACAATTGATGCTATGCACTCTGCCTCGCTGCCTGCTGCCACCGCTGAGCCCTTGTTCATCGTGCCTTCTTTTGGTCCATCGCACCATCGTATGCTTTGTCACTGATGTCCCTACACCCTCACGTTCCGCTGACACTTGTCTCTCTACTGTGACATCTGTGAGTACATCTCCTAGAGtttcacccagctctcagtgatttcagctctcagcccAGGGAACCACGCTGCTAGTGAAGGCTGGGTTGTCTCCTCCACAGAACTGTTGTCCCACAGCCAATCTAAGCACTTAGACTTCataatcagtgatttcagctcaggtggtcacttaacaaaacaaagcaCTCTTAAtgggagcctaatcagctctgcctTTAGACAGGGGAGTGGAGCAGGTCAAATGGCTTCTATGACTCTTATGCAGAGCTCTCACCACTATACAGAAACACCTGTCCCCACTCTTGCTCTCTCTTTTTCCACTGCGATCTGGCATCCAGGCCCCCTGCCTAGTGAGTTCAGTCTAGTTGAGGGTGATTCCCTCAGTCTGAACAGACTAATCGCAGTTCTACTTCCCTTTATTTGTACAATCAGGATAACAACATTTACTGAACCCTGCattcaatactaaagtgatttTTAACCCAACACTAGCCAACACTGATCACTTTGGCAACACAACTCTGTCTGCTGGATCCCTATGCAGAGTAGTGGGCTTCATGTAaacacagtctggtcctgaagcctttttcCTCCagctcaggggagagctcattcagactttgCTTACTGCAGTAAAAATTCCCCAGCACCTCTGCTGCTGCATCTGAGCATGCACACTGTTGCTCCAGTCAAGGTGTCCAGAGCAATGCAAGAACTGGGAGAAGACAGATGTCCTATGTCTATGCCAACACTTTGTCTCTCCTCTTTCTTATCTCTCTCCATTTATCATTAGTCTAGGAAGAGTCTGTCTACAGTGCTGTGGGACTGTGACCAAAAAGACAGATAAAAGCAACCCCTTAAAGAGACAGACCCTGGTTTGCCAGATGTAGGTGTGACTAATCAACCTGACTGCTGTGCCTGGGTTTCTTTAGGCTGAGGTTGCAAGTGTGAGTCAGCACaggagtcagaagcagcactgccAATCTTTGCTgtctttttctgtctcttttcatACATGTTTGTCTTGTTTCAGGATCTGACTCCAACAACAGCAGGTCATAGTCATCAAAACtgatattttctcttttctaagattATCTTTAAGaccattaaaaaacaaagtcCAAACAGAGGTTTTGTGTATGAAAGTCTCTGCATATCTGAAAGGAAAGAGAATAAGGGAGATTGTTGCAATGAAATCCTTCTttcaaacattattttaaatatatctgaACTGTTTTTGTTTGGGTATGTTTCTTTTTCTGGGACTTTATAAACAGTTAAAAAAGAAATTCAATGATGGATGTTATAATAAGTCAACAGCAATAAATGGACATGAAACCCATGACCTCAGTGAATTCTTTGGTGTTGTAACAGTGAGCAACAGTTACTAACATAGCTTGTCTTTTGAAAAAAATAGTTAGATAATAGAAATTCTTGTATTAAAATCTCTGATCTGAGTCCTTGACACATGGACTGGAGACCTCCAGAACTCAACTAATCTGTGTTTGAGAGGTTCCTGGGGTTTAATGTCTGCTAAGGAAATAAGGCAGAGAGAAAGTCAGTTTGATATTTTTTATCATATTTACTCATGGAGGCAGAGAATGGAATATTGTGATTCTATGAAACTGCATTTCCATAATGTGCTCCACAATGAGCCAGATTTTTATCAGTATTTCAGCAGTTAAAGGGTTTTCCTGGAGCACCTAAcatgcactgaaatcaatgagtaggtgcttttgaaaatcccactagtatCTAAATACTTTTAACATTCTAACCCAATATGACAGCCCAGCTAGTGTGACTAGTATATTCCATGAGGCCTGATCCCCAGCTAATGTAAATCACTATAGCCCCACTGTAGTCAATGCTACACATTCccacctggtgtaaatcattgTAGTTCTATTCAAATGAATGGACCATAGTACAAATTTATGTCTCATGAAGTTCATAGTTTTGCCACCTGTGCACCTGGCTTAAAAGAAACAGGGCAGGTGATAATCAGGTTCACACTtggaaaaattactttttgtggTGAATGAAAGGATTCTCTTAATGGCCACTTTGACCTCCTTGTTGCGCAGACTGTAGAAGACAGGGTTCAGGGTGGGAGTGACTAGAGTGTACATTATGGCCACCTTCTTGTTTTTATCCAATGAGTTACTGGAGTTCGGCTGGATGTAGGTGTAGATTATGGTGGAATAGTACAAAGTGACCACAAGCAGGTGGGAGGAGCAGATGGAGAAggctctctgcttccctttgGAGCTCTGGATTTTCAGGATGCTGATGATAATGAAGCAATAGGACATGGTAGTCAGAAGGAAGTTCCCCATGGCCAGGAAGATGTCAGCCATGAACATCATGATTTCGTTGACGTGGGTGGAGCTGCATGACAGCGCCAGTATTGTTGGGAAGTCACAGAAGAAATACTGGATTAGGTTGGGCCTGCAAAAATCCAGGCTTAGCACAAGGAAtatgtttgcaaatgaattgatgGTACCCACAGCCCAGACATTGACTGCTATATGGATACAAGTAGATACAAATTTTTGGTGAGGTATTGCATCAGAAAACTACAACaatatgaaaaaacaacaacaaaaatgaggagtccttgtggcaccttagagactaacaaatttatttgggcataagttttcctGGCCTATAACCCACTTCTGGATATAGCATGGTTTCAGTTTATATCACACATATAATatagaaaaaatacaaaaaaacccaataaatTATAAAAAGTCAGCAGCAATAAATGAACATGAAACCCATGACCTCACTGAATTGATTATTGTAACAGTGAACAACGGTTtgattaatattttatatattgttGGGACTGAGACATTACCTTACTAACACAACTTgtctattgaaaaaaaaatagttagaTGATAGAAATTCTTGTATTAAAATCTCTGATCTGAGTCCATGACACATGGATTGGAGACCTGCAGAACTCAACTAATATGTGTTTGAAAAGTTTCTGGGGTTTAATGCCTGCTAAGAAAATAAGACACAGAGAGAAAGTCAGTTTGATATTTTTTATCATATTTACTCAAGAAGACAGAGCATTTTTCATAATGTGCTCCACAATGAGCCAGATTTTTATCAGTATTTAAGTACCTAAAAGGTTTTATTGGAACTCCTAATATGTACTGAAATCAGTGCGTATTAGGTGCTTAggtgactttgaaaatctcacagggtatctaaatacctttaaaatcctGACCTAATATGACAGCCCAGCTAGTGTGACTAGTATATTCCATGAGGCCTGATCCCCAACTAATGTAAATCACCATagccccactgcagtcagtgcaACACATTCccacctggtgtaaatcattgTAGTTCTATTCAAGTGAATTAATCATGGTGAATATTAATGTCTAAAGAAGTTCATAGATTTGCAACAAGTTACAACATCTGTGGACCTGGCTTAAAAGGAACAAGGCAGGTGACAATCAGGTTCACActtcaaaaaattattttttgtggtGAATGAAAAGATTCTCTTCATGGCCACTTTGACCTCCTTATTGCGCAGACTGTAGATCACAGGGTTCAGGGTGGGAGTGACTAGGGTGTACATTATGGCCACCATCTTGTTTTTATCCGATGAGTAACTGGAGGTTGTCTGGTTGTAGGTGTAGATTATGGTGGAGTAGTACAAAGTGACCACAagcaggtgggaggagcaggtggagaaggctctcTGTTTCCCTTTGGAGCTCTGAATTTTCAGGATGGTGATGACAATGAAGCTACAGGACATGATAGTGAGAAGGAAGTTCCCCATGGCCAGGAAAATGTCAGCCATGAATATCATAATTTCGTTGACATAGGTGGAGCTGCAGGACAGCACCAGTATTGCTGGGAACTCACAGAAGAAATGCTGGATTAGGTTGGACCCACAAAAATCCAGGTGGAGCAGAAGCAACATGTTGACAAGTGAATTGATGGTACCAACAGCCCAGACACCAGCTGCTAAACAAATACAAATTTCCTTGTTCATGGGTTTTACATAATGCAAAGGGTGGCAAATGGCTACATACCGGTCATATGACATGACAGTGAGCAGCAGAACATCTGTCGTCAGTGATGATGTAAAGACAAAGAGCTGGGTGATGCAGCCTCCAAAGGAGATGATGTTCTTCTCCTGCATCAGGTTTTCCAGCACTTTAGGTACAACCAAGGAAGTGCACAAAATATCAGCCAGGGCTAAACTGGCAAtgaagaagtacatgggagtgtgGAGAGGTGGGTGGATGGCAATAGACACAATGATCAGAGAATTGCCCATGACGACAGCTATATAAATGCACAGGAATAGCCCAAACAACTGCCCCTGGTGGTGAAGATGGTCAAAGAGCCCCTTCATGATGAACTCAGTCACTCTAGTGTGATTACTATGTTCCATTGCTTGAGTGTTCCTTCTATAGCAACAAAGGTTAAAGTCTTGTTCAGGTATTGCATCAGAAACTACAGCAGtatgaaaaaaggaaaacaagaagtccttgtggcacattagagactaacacatcaatttgggcatcagctttcgtgggctgTAACTCACTTCTGGGTATAGGATGGTTTCAGTATATATCACACATGCAAtatagaaaaaaaaccaaaaaaaaccccataaatttgtgagtctctaaggtaccaTGTGGACTCCTTGTTGATTTTGATGATACatgctaacacagctaccactatGAAACCTACAGGAATATGTCAATGAAGTTATCGAATTGTAAAAATGTTGAAAACCAGAAGAGCCTCAGGGCCAACAAAACTACCTAATCATGAGATCATATTAGAGTCATTTTTAATCATAGATTTATAGAACCGTAGGGTTAGGAGGGTCATTTAGTCGACCCCAAGGCAGGATGCAGGATTTGttctgtctaaaccatccaagacagatggctccagcctctttttgaaaacctccagtgaaggcacTTCCATGACCTCTAGGCATatgagagattttttttgttagttttgtttttaaagtcaccCATTGTGTTACATTTCAAATTCTGTTGCATACTTTTGAGGGCATAGACTATAAGTTGTCAATCTTCTACATCTCAGATCAGTATTATAATATTATATCTCCATTAACTTAATCTCAGCTACAATTAAACACAGAGGACTTTCCTGATGTGTGAATTTACATCAGATTTCTATTGGTAAAACTGAGATCAGCATTTGGTCCTATATTAACAAACAAGTGGTGGAAATGTTTATTCCTGTAAAGAACTTTTAGCCaaataacaaaaaaagaaaacaaaacacagaaattaAATTTAGCTCAATTTTTCAATGAGTAAAAATGAATGAATCATTCAACTCACTGAATTTCACAAGGTCTCTTAAAAACTTTGAAATGTCAGCCTAAAAAGGTCAGAAAACTTCACTTGGAAACACTAATTACGAGAAaggaagaaagcaagcaagcaagaagaATATTCTTACCTCTCATTCAATCCTCCAATACAATGGATCAAGTTGTAAATAAAACGCAGAGACTGAATTATGACTCATTTATCTTCATATATAGCAGCCTTCTGTTGGGAGATCTTGCATCCCTTGTGAATCTGGACAAAGGTTAACTCTCAAACAAGGCCTCAAAGGAGAAGGTAAATGGGAGTCACCTAAATCAGCATGAATAAACTTTCCACATTAAGTTGGCAAAATTCCTTTAGATCTTAGGTCCAAATGTCTGTTCTGCTGAATTGTCCAGGAGAAAGCATGTTTTTCCATCAATGCATTTCTTTCTGAACATAGTGCTACCCATAAAGATAGATTCCATATTAATCAGTGAAGGTCAGTGGGTAAAATCTCagcgtgaaatcctggccccatttatGGGAGTTAATGGGAAGGCTGACCTTGGCTTCAGTGCGGTCT
Above is a genomic segment from Gopherus flavomarginatus isolate rGopFla2 chromosome 11, rGopFla2.mat.asm, whole genome shotgun sequence containing:
- the LOC127030805 gene encoding olfactory receptor 13G1-like; its protein translation is MEHSNHTRVTEFIMKGLFDHLHHQGQLFGLFLCIYIAVVMGNSLIIVSIAIHPPLHTPMYFFIASLALADILCTSLVVPKVLENLMQEKNIISFGGCITQLFVFTSSLTTDVLLLTVMSYDRYVAICHPLHYVKPMNKEICICLAAGVWAVGTINSLVNMLLLLHLDFCGSNLIQHFFCEFPAILVLSCSSTYVNEIMIFMADIFLAMGNFLLTIMSCSFIVITILKIQSSKGKQRAFSTCSSHLLVVTLYYSTIIYTYNQTTSSYSSDKNKMVAIMYTLVTPTLNPVIYSLRNKEVKVAMKRIFSFTTKNNFLKPNLIQYFFCDFPTILALSCSSTHVNEIMMFMADIFLAMGNFLLTTMSYCFIIISILKIQSSKGKQRAFSICSSHLLVVTLYYSTIIYTYIQPNSSNSLDKNKKVAIMYTLVTPTLNPVFYSLRNKEVKVAIKRILSFTTKSNFSKCEPDYHLPCFF